The Streptomyces avermitilis MA-4680 = NBRC 14893 genome contains a region encoding:
- the cobA gene encoding uroporphyrinogen-III C-methyltransferase → MAEHPAYPVGLRLTGRRVVVLGGGQVAQRRLPALIAAGAKVHLVSPEATPSVEAMADTGEITWSRRRYEDGDLAEAWYALIATSDAAANVAASAEAERLRVWCVRSDDADAATAWTPATGHSEGVTVAVLTTNAKGRDPRHTAAIRDAVVEGLRDGTLVAPHHRVRTPGVALVGGGPGDPDLITVRGRRLLAEADVVIADRLGPRDLLAELPPHVEVIDAAKIPYGRFMAQEAINNALIEHARQGKSVVRLKGGDPFVFGRGMEEAQALAEVGIPCTVVPGISSSISVPGAAGIPVTHRGVAHEFTVVSGHVAPDDERSLVDWPALAKLRGTLVILMGVDKIGKIADTLVAHGKPAGTPVALVQEGTTAAQRRVDATLATVAETVRAQDVKPPAVIVIGAVVDVGPQTFE, encoded by the coding sequence ATGGCCGAACACCCCGCCTACCCCGTGGGCCTGCGCCTCACCGGCCGCCGCGTAGTCGTCCTCGGCGGCGGCCAGGTCGCCCAGCGCCGCCTCCCCGCGCTCATCGCGGCGGGCGCGAAGGTCCACCTCGTGTCTCCCGAGGCGACCCCGTCGGTCGAAGCCATGGCCGACACGGGCGAGATCACCTGGTCGAGGCGCCGGTACGAGGACGGTGACCTCGCGGAGGCCTGGTACGCCCTGATCGCCACCAGCGACGCGGCGGCGAACGTCGCGGCCTCCGCCGAAGCGGAGCGCCTCCGTGTCTGGTGCGTCCGCTCCGACGACGCCGACGCGGCCACCGCCTGGACCCCGGCCACCGGGCACAGCGAGGGCGTCACGGTCGCCGTCCTCACCACGAACGCCAAGGGCCGCGACCCGCGCCACACGGCGGCGATCCGGGATGCCGTGGTCGAGGGCCTGCGCGACGGCACCCTCGTCGCCCCCCACCATCGCGTCCGCACCCCCGGCGTCGCCCTGGTCGGCGGCGGCCCCGGCGACCCCGACCTCATCACGGTGCGCGGCCGCCGCCTGCTCGCCGAGGCCGACGTGGTCATCGCGGACCGCCTCGGCCCGCGCGATCTGCTCGCCGAACTCCCGCCGCACGTCGAGGTGATCGACGCGGCGAAGATCCCGTACGGCCGTTTCATGGCCCAGGAGGCCATCAACAACGCGCTGATCGAGCACGCCCGGCAGGGCAAGTCGGTCGTACGGCTGAAGGGCGGCGACCCCTTCGTCTTCGGCCGTGGCATGGAGGAGGCCCAGGCGCTCGCCGAGGTGGGCATCCCCTGCACGGTCGTCCCCGGTATCTCCAGCTCGATCTCGGTTCCCGGCGCGGCCGGCATCCCGGTCACCCACCGGGGTGTCGCACACGAGTTCACGGTGGTCAGCGGCCATGTGGCCCCTGACGACGAGCGCTCGCTGGTCGACTGGCCGGCCCTCGCGAAGCTGCGCGGCACGCTCGTGATCCTGATGGGCGTCGACAAGATCGGAAAGATCGCCGACACGCTCGTGGCCCACGGCAAGCCGGCCGGCACACCCGTCGCCCTCGTCCAGGAAGGCACGACGGCCGCCCAGCGCCGTGTCGACGCCACGCTCGCGACGGTCGCGGAGACCGTACGCGCCCAGGACGTGAAGCCCCCGGCCGTCATCGTCATCGGCGCGGTCGTGGACGTGGGCCCGCAGACTTTCGAGTAA
- a CDS encoding TrmH family RNA methyltransferase, translating into MADLITVEDPADPRLRDYTGLTDVELRRKREPAEGLFIAEGEKVIRRAKDAGYEMRSMLLSAKWVDVMRDVIDELPAPVYAVSPELAEQVTGYHVHRGALASMQRKPLPTADELLATARRVVIMESVNDHTNIGAIFRSAAALGMDAVLLSPDCADPLYRRSVKVSMGAVFSVPYARLDTWPKGLESVREAGFNLLALTPDEKAKTLDETAPHKMDRVALMLGAEGDGLSTQALVAADEWVRIPMAHGVDSLNVGAAAAVAFYAVATGRPQS; encoded by the coding sequence GTGGCCGATCTCATCACCGTTGAGGACCCCGCCGACCCGCGTCTGCGCGACTACACGGGCCTGACCGACGTGGAGCTGCGCCGTAAGCGCGAACCCGCCGAGGGCCTGTTCATCGCCGAGGGCGAGAAGGTCATCAGACGGGCCAAGGACGCAGGCTACGAGATGCGCTCCATGCTGCTGTCCGCCAAGTGGGTCGACGTCATGCGCGACGTCATCGACGAACTTCCGGCCCCGGTGTACGCGGTCAGCCCGGAGCTCGCCGAGCAGGTCACCGGCTATCACGTGCACCGCGGCGCGCTCGCCTCGATGCAGCGCAAGCCGCTGCCGACGGCGGACGAACTCCTGGCGACCGCCCGCCGGGTCGTGATCATGGAATCCGTGAACGACCACACCAACATCGGCGCCATATTCCGTTCCGCCGCCGCCCTCGGCATGGACGCCGTACTGCTCTCCCCGGACTGTGCCGACCCGCTCTACCGACGCAGCGTCAAGGTCTCCATGGGCGCGGTCTTCTCGGTGCCGTACGCACGTCTGGACACCTGGCCCAAGGGGCTGGAGTCGGTCCGCGAGGCCGGCTTCAACCTGCTCGCGCTCACCCCCGACGAGAAGGCGAAGACCCTCGACGAGACGGCACCGCACAAGATGGACCGGGTCGCGCTGATGCTCGGCGCGGAGGGCGACGGCCTGTCCACGCAGGCACTGGTCGCGGCGGACGAATGGGTCCGCATCCCCATGGCCCACGGCGTCGACTCCCTCAACGTGGGCGCCGCGGCCGCGGTCGCCTTCTACGCGGTGGCCACCGGCCGGCCCCAGTCATAG
- a CDS encoding NUDIX domain-containing protein, with product MRDQREAIVAVLRRGERVLVIKRGPQAARPGYWAPLSGKLEPGETQEEALVREVREEVGLDVSPLRKVWECPTDDGHFRLHWWTAESGTGEVVPDPGEVAEARWVTPGEFLAMEPVFDGDREFFERVLPEL from the coding sequence GTGAGGGACCAGCGTGAGGCGATCGTCGCGGTGCTGCGCCGCGGCGAGCGGGTGCTCGTCATCAAGCGCGGTCCGCAGGCGGCCCGCCCGGGCTACTGGGCACCCCTCAGCGGCAAGCTCGAACCAGGCGAGACCCAGGAGGAAGCGCTGGTCAGAGAGGTGCGCGAGGAGGTCGGCCTGGACGTCTCGCCGCTGCGGAAGGTCTGGGAGTGCCCGACCGACGACGGACACTTCCGCCTCCACTGGTGGACGGCGGAGTCCGGCACGGGTGAGGTGGTCCCCGACCCGGGCGAGGTGGCCGAGGCGCGCTGGGTCACCCCGGGCGAATTCCTGGCGATGGAACCCGTCTTCGACGGCGACCGGGAGTTCTTCGAGCGCGTACTGCCGGAACTCTGA
- a CDS encoding serine/threonine-protein kinase has product MDMAMMRLRREDPRVVGSFRLHRRLGAGGMGVVYLGSDRRGQRVALKVIRPDLAEDQEFRFRFAREVSAARRIRGGCTARLVAADLDADRPWFATQYVPGPSLHDKVAEEGPLSAADVAAVGAALSEGLVAVHEAGVVHRDLKPSNILLSPKGPRIIDFGIAWATGASTLTHVGTAVGSPGFLAPEQVRGAAVTPATDVFSLGATLAYAATADSPFGHGSSEVMLYRVVHEEAHLNGVPDALAPLVRACLAKDPEERPSTLQLSLRLKEIAAREAQGIADVRPPAQRGEPDRPSGRLAEQYAEQRTQRRPQGAPGTPPPRTGGGPRSGSRPTPAPRNSTRSGSRPAPRSGAGRSSPRTTGTGRRPANPRLLRQRLFVFVVVTLLVALGIAAAQGCQGPARGLDDGGVRKDVRQEQSYEPWRGI; this is encoded by the coding sequence ATGGACATGGCGATGATGCGCCTGAGGCGCGAGGACCCGCGTGTCGTCGGCTCGTTCAGGCTTCACCGACGGCTCGGCGCGGGCGGGATGGGCGTTGTCTACCTGGGCTCCGACCGGCGTGGCCAGCGGGTCGCGCTGAAGGTGATCCGGCCGGACCTGGCGGAGGATCAGGAGTTCCGGTTCCGGTTCGCCCGCGAGGTCTCGGCGGCACGGCGGATCAGGGGCGGGTGCACGGCCCGGCTGGTGGCCGCCGACCTGGACGCGGACCGGCCGTGGTTCGCCACGCAGTACGTGCCCGGGCCCTCCCTGCACGACAAGGTCGCCGAGGAGGGGCCGCTGTCGGCCGCCGACGTGGCCGCCGTGGGCGCCGCCCTCTCCGAGGGGCTCGTCGCCGTGCACGAGGCCGGTGTCGTACACCGCGATCTGAAGCCGTCCAACATCCTGTTGTCCCCGAAGGGGCCGCGGATCATCGACTTCGGCATCGCCTGGGCGACGGGGGCCTCGACGCTCACGCACGTCGGTACGGCCGTCGGGTCGCCCGGCTTCCTCGCGCCCGAGCAGGTGCGCGGCGCCGCCGTCACGCCGGCCACGGACGTGTTCTCCCTCGGCGCCACGCTCGCGTACGCGGCGACCGCCGACTCCCCGTTCGGGCACGGCAGTTCCGAAGTGATGCTCTACCGGGTGGTGCACGAGGAGGCGCATCTGAACGGTGTGCCGGACGCGCTGGCGCCACTGGTGCGCGCGTGCCTCGCCAAGGACCCGGAGGAGCGGCCCAGCACGCTCCAACTCTCGCTGCGGCTCAAGGAGATCGCGGCCCGTGAGGCTCAGGGCATCGCGGACGTACGGCCGCCGGCCCAGCGCGGTGAACCGGACCGGCCCTCGGGGCGGCTCGCGGAGCAGTACGCCGAGCAGCGGACCCAGCGCCGGCCGCAGGGTGCGCCCGGGACTCCCCCGCCCCGGACCGGGGGCGGGCCGCGCTCCGGCTCGCGGCCGACGCCGGCCCCGCGCAACTCCACCCGCTCCGGCAGCCGGCCCGCACCGCGCAGCGGCGCCGGGCGCTCCTCGCCGCGGACCACCGGGACCGGACGGCGGCCGGCCAATCCGCGGCTGCTGCGCCAGCGGCTCTTCGTGTTCGTCGTCGTGACCCTGCTGGTGGCGCTGGGCATCGCGGCGGCCCAGGGCTGCCAGGGGCCGGCGCGCGGGCTCGACGACGGCGGCGTACGCAAGGACGTACGACAGGAGCAGTCGTACGAGCCGTGGCGGGGGATCTGA
- a CDS encoding aminoglycoside phosphotransferase family protein: MTADLLPGLTARVRAMAHPEAGPCGCDAAGTLADRADGTVVRHADTVAKAHAPDTDPAELALRLEIASRLAGILLPPLSPTPADLHGRPVTFWPYGSPVNPDCPRAAPWEAAATLLARLHKAPAPKGLPPMRGPAKAARALARLHAAGPHPAAAPILRAWAGLPAWARAEAPMPSSKTLCHGDLHLGQLVRHPATTGPWLLIDVDDLGVGEPAWDLARPAAWYACGLLPPDEWTRFLAAYRAEGGPAVPADGDPWPVLDVAARALTVQTAAVAVAKAVTADRPLDEVEQAVIDACDRMGGVPPEFIHGSAT; encoded by the coding sequence ATGACCGCAGACCTGCTGCCCGGGCTGACCGCGCGGGTGAGAGCCATGGCCCACCCGGAAGCGGGGCCCTGCGGCTGCGACGCCGCCGGCACGCTGGCGGACCGCGCGGACGGCACCGTCGTCCGGCATGCCGACACGGTGGCGAAGGCGCACGCCCCGGACACCGATCCCGCCGAGCTGGCCCTGCGCCTGGAGATCGCCTCGCGGCTCGCCGGCATCCTGCTGCCCCCGTTGAGTCCGACCCCGGCCGACCTGCACGGCCGCCCGGTGACCTTCTGGCCGTACGGCAGCCCCGTGAACCCCGACTGTCCGCGGGCCGCCCCCTGGGAGGCGGCCGCCACCCTCCTCGCCCGGCTGCACAAGGCGCCCGCGCCAAAGGGTCTGCCGCCGATGCGCGGTCCCGCCAAGGCGGCCCGCGCGCTCGCCCGCCTCCACGCGGCCGGCCCGCACCCCGCCGCCGCCCCGATCCTGCGGGCCTGGGCCGGTCTGCCCGCCTGGGCCCGCGCCGAAGCGCCCATGCCGTCCTCGAAGACCCTGTGCCACGGCGACCTCCACCTCGGCCAGCTCGTCCGCCATCCCGCGACGACCGGTCCCTGGCTCCTCATCGACGTGGACGACCTCGGCGTGGGCGAGCCGGCCTGGGACCTGGCCCGCCCGGCCGCCTGGTACGCCTGCGGGCTGCTCCCGCCGGACGAGTGGACCCGATTCCTCGCCGCGTACCGCGCCGAGGGCGGCCCGGCGGTTCCCGCCGACGGCGACCCCTGGCCCGTGCTGGATGTCGCCGCCCGCGCCCTCACCGTGCAGACGGCGGCTGTGGCCGTCGCCAAGGCCGTGACCGCCGACCGTCCCTTGGACGAGGTGGAGCAGGCGGTGATCGACGCCTGCGACCGAATGGGCGGAGTCCCGCCGGAGTTCATCCACGGAAGTGCCACGTAA
- a CDS encoding zf-TFIIB domain-containing protein: MQCPKCHAPMHTYNRNGVQIEQCSGCRGIFLDYGELESLTQLESQWSQPAPPPPAAPQAYPAAPAWGAPHGGHGGGHYGGHGGHQRHKSFGHMLFSS; this comes from the coding sequence ATGCAGTGTCCGAAGTGCCATGCGCCGATGCACACATACAACCGCAATGGCGTCCAGATCGAGCAGTGCAGCGGCTGCCGCGGGATATTCCTGGACTACGGCGAGCTGGAGTCGCTGACCCAGCTGGAGTCCCAGTGGTCGCAGCCCGCACCGCCGCCCCCGGCCGCCCCGCAGGCCTACCCGGCCGCTCCCGCCTGGGGTGCCCCGCACGGTGGGCACGGCGGCGGTCACTACGGCGGCCACGGCGGCCACCAGCGGCACAAGAGCTTCGGTCACATGCTCTTCTCGTCCTGA
- a CDS encoding chorismate-binding protein codes for MLDLPPLARFGGLVATGLLDVTSDPAALDSTGFWAVCADFEGRLTCARFRNVQEEAVRAPEPGRWRGPAAGDWTSSLDRTAYTAGVRRIREHIAAGEVYQANLCRVLSAPIAPDADVDALTALLARGNPAPYAGTIRLPGHGVEIATASPELFLRRTGAAVESGPIKGTGRTEADLLTKDYAENVMIVDLVRNDIGRVCATGTVTVPDLCVVEKHPGLVHLVSTVHGELRADVGWPELLAASFPPGSVTGAPKSSALRIIEALETAPRGPYCGGIGWVDADRRTAELAVGIRTFWIDRPAGLLRFGTGAGITWGSDPEGEWRETELKAARLLAVASGEYEESGRTLT; via the coding sequence GTGCTCGACCTCCCTCCTCTCGCCCGCTTCGGCGGCCTCGTCGCGACCGGTCTCCTCGACGTCACCAGCGACCCCGCGGCCCTCGACTCCACCGGTTTCTGGGCCGTTTGCGCCGACTTCGAGGGCCGTCTGACCTGCGCCCGCTTCCGGAACGTACAAGAGGAAGCGGTGCGAGCGCCCGAGCCGGGGCGGTGGCGAGGCCCCGCGGCCGGTGACTGGACGTCGTCCCTCGACCGCACCGCGTACACGGCGGGGGTACGCCGCATCCGCGAGCACATCGCGGCCGGCGAGGTCTACCAGGCGAACCTCTGCCGGGTGCTCTCCGCGCCCATCGCCCCCGACGCCGACGTGGACGCGCTCACCGCCCTGCTGGCCCGCGGCAACCCGGCGCCGTATGCCGGAACGATTCGCCTGCCGGGGCACGGCGTCGAGATCGCGACCGCGTCTCCCGAACTCTTCCTGCGCCGCACCGGCGCCGCCGTCGAGTCGGGACCGATCAAGGGCACCGGGCGCACCGAGGCGGACCTCCTGACGAAGGACTACGCCGAGAACGTGATGATCGTGGACCTCGTCCGCAACGACATAGGACGCGTCTGCGCCACGGGGACGGTGACCGTCCCGGACCTCTGCGTCGTCGAGAAGCATCCGGGCCTGGTCCACCTCGTCTCCACCGTCCACGGCGAACTGCGCGCGGACGTCGGCTGGCCGGAACTCCTCGCCGCCTCCTTCCCGCCCGGCTCCGTGACCGGCGCACCCAAGTCGAGTGCGCTGCGGATCATCGAGGCCCTGGAGACGGCGCCCCGCGGTCCGTACTGCGGCGGCATCGGCTGGGTCGACGCGGACCGGCGGACCGCGGAGCTCGCCGTCGGCATCCGCACCTTCTGGATCGACCGCCCCGCCGGCCTGCTGCGCTTCGGCACGGGCGCGGGCATCACCTGGGGCTCCGACCCCGAGGGTGAGTGGCGGGAGACCGAGCTGAAGGCCGCCCGGCTGCTCGCGGTAGCGTCGGGGGAGTACGAGGAAAGTGGAAGGACCCTGACGTGA
- a CDS encoding aminotransferase class IV: MKIWLDGGLQDSETARVSVFDHGLTVGDGIFETVKAAEGRPFALTRHLDRLARSARGLGLPEPDLDEVRRACAAVLDANPMPLGRLRITYTGGYGPLGSDRGEKGPTLVVAVGESARRPDSTAVITVPWTRNERGALTGLKTTSYAENVVALARAREQGASEALFANTVGRLCEGTGSNVFVVLDGEIHTPPVDSGCLAGITRALTVEWTGAKETDLPLDVLDSAEEVFLTSTLRDVQGVHRVDSRELPGAPGPVTAKAMRLFDEQAGDDLDP, translated from the coding sequence GTGAAGATCTGGCTCGACGGCGGGCTGCAGGACTCCGAGACCGCCCGCGTCTCCGTCTTCGACCACGGGCTGACCGTGGGTGACGGCATCTTCGAGACCGTCAAGGCGGCCGAGGGGCGGCCGTTCGCGCTGACCCGCCACCTCGACCGGCTGGCGCGTTCGGCGCGGGGCCTCGGGCTGCCCGAGCCCGACCTGGACGAGGTACGCCGCGCCTGCGCCGCCGTCCTGGACGCCAATCCGATGCCGCTCGGCCGGCTGCGCATCACGTACACCGGCGGCTACGGTCCGCTCGGCTCCGACCGCGGCGAGAAGGGGCCGACCCTGGTCGTCGCCGTCGGCGAGTCCGCCCGCCGCCCCGATTCCACCGCCGTGATCACCGTGCCGTGGACGCGCAACGAGCGCGGCGCGCTCACCGGTCTCAAGACCACCTCGTACGCCGAGAACGTCGTCGCCCTCGCCCGCGCGCGCGAACAGGGCGCGTCCGAGGCGCTGTTCGCCAACACGGTCGGCCGGCTGTGCGAGGGCACCGGGTCGAACGTCTTCGTCGTGCTCGACGGCGAGATCCACACCCCGCCGGTCGACTCCGGCTGCCTCGCGGGCATCACCCGCGCGCTCACCGTCGAGTGGACCGGCGCCAAGGAGACCGACCTGCCCCTCGACGTCCTGGACAGCGCCGAGGAGGTGTTCCTCACGTCCACGCTGCGCGATGTGCAGGGCGTGCACCGGGTCGACTCCCGCGAACTCCCGGGCGCGCCGGGCCCGGTGACCGCCAAGGCCATGCG